The following are encoded in a window of Novosphingobium sp. THN1 genomic DNA:
- a CDS encoding [protein-PII] uridylyltransferase, protein MMLPRIANQRAIIDRRQLADAIAAAFAEKGEKSRQAVVDLLRTALEDGRAEIARRLEAKPSSGTESAQAQAFLVDQLVRIIYDHVVGRIYRASNRSMGERIAVIAVGGYGRGEMAPHSDVDIAFVTPIKPTSWCEQVIEALLYFLWDLGLKVGHSSRSLDEVVRMAKSDLTIRTALLEGRYVWGDRDLFDSASARFWAEVVNGTEKQFVAEKLQERNDRHKRLGDSRYVVEPNVKEGKGGLRDLHTLYWIGKYIHKVRDASELVDVGLLTAEEYRAFRRAENFFWAVRCHLHTITRRAEDRLTFDLQREVATRMNFADRPGKSAVERFMQYFFLQAKQVGSLTGVFLAQLDGQFAKEKRGFLAALRSRRKKKVGPFVIDAGKLAAPSDTTFQDDPVRLLELFSCAAAEQVEIHPETMRIARRDSGLIDAALRKDPRANALFMDTLTSRNDPETVLRWMNEAGVFGRFVPDFGRVVAQMQFDMYHHYTVDEHTIRAIGLLARIEKGEVKDDHPLASEVVSKVASRRVLYVATLLHDIAKGRQGDHSVLGAEVAMKLCPRLGLSAAETEAVAWLVRWHLLMSATAFKRDLADYKTIADFVNTVQSQERLRLLLILTVVDIRAVGPGVWNSWKRQLLGDLFVSAEEMLRLGHKTHGRAERIAAKKKAVATILRERDALIGTVGKQLGDAYWIAEPEDIIALNLQQMDTALGEPLSVEAHWYPARGATLVTVLAADHPGLFYRIAGGIHLAGGNIIDARIHTARNGTAVDNFLVQDPLGRPLNEASQIARLKNAIADALANRVKLVPQLAARPLARPRADAFDVRPIVIFDNKASNRFTVIEVGARDRPALLNQLARALFEARLVVHSAHIATYGERAVDTFYVTDVLGEKIDSESRMKTVEKRLLEAAEDRKVKAAA, encoded by the coding sequence ATGATGCTTCCCCGGATTGCCAACCAGCGCGCCATCATCGACCGTCGCCAGCTTGCCGATGCCATCGCGGCGGCGTTCGCCGAGAAGGGCGAGAAATCGCGGCAGGCCGTGGTGGACCTGCTTCGCACCGCGCTGGAAGACGGCCGCGCCGAGATCGCCCGCAGGCTGGAAGCCAAGCCTTCGTCGGGCACGGAAAGCGCGCAGGCGCAGGCCTTCCTTGTCGATCAGCTGGTCCGCATCATCTACGACCATGTCGTCGGGCGCATCTATCGCGCCAGCAATCGCTCGATGGGCGAGCGTATCGCGGTGATCGCGGTGGGCGGCTACGGGCGCGGCGAGATGGCGCCGCATTCGGACGTCGACATCGCGTTCGTTACCCCGATCAAGCCGACATCGTGGTGCGAGCAGGTGATCGAGGCGCTGCTCTATTTCCTGTGGGACCTTGGCCTCAAGGTCGGCCATTCCAGCCGCTCGCTCGACGAGGTCGTGCGCATGGCCAAGAGCGACCTGACCATCCGCACCGCGCTGCTCGAAGGGCGCTATGTCTGGGGCGATCGCGACCTGTTCGACAGCGCCTCGGCGCGGTTCTGGGCGGAAGTCGTCAACGGCACCGAAAAGCAGTTCGTCGCCGAGAAGCTGCAGGAGCGGAACGACCGGCACAAGCGGCTGGGCGACAGCCGCTACGTCGTCGAACCCAACGTCAAGGAGGGCAAGGGCGGCCTGCGCGACCTGCACACGCTCTACTGGATCGGCAAGTACATCCACAAGGTGCGCGACGCCTCGGAACTGGTCGACGTGGGCTTGCTGACGGCCGAGGAATACCGCGCCTTCCGCCGCGCCGAGAACTTCTTCTGGGCGGTGCGCTGCCATCTCCACACTATCACCAGGCGCGCGGAAGACCGGCTGACCTTCGACCTGCAGCGCGAAGTCGCCACGCGCATGAACTTCGCCGACCGTCCGGGCAAGAGCGCGGTCGAGCGTTTCATGCAGTACTTCTTCCTGCAGGCCAAGCAGGTCGGCTCGTTGACAGGGGTGTTCCTTGCGCAGCTTGACGGGCAGTTCGCCAAGGAGAAGCGCGGGTTCCTTGCCGCCTTGCGCAGCCGACGAAAGAAGAAGGTCGGGCCGTTCGTGATCGATGCGGGCAAGCTCGCCGCGCCATCGGACACCACCTTTCAGGACGACCCTGTCCGCCTGCTCGAACTGTTCTCGTGCGCGGCGGCCGAACAGGTCGAGATCCACCCCGAGACGATGCGCATCGCGCGGCGGGATTCAGGGCTGATCGACGCTGCCCTGCGCAAGGACCCTCGTGCCAATGCGCTGTTCATGGACACGCTGACCAGCCGCAACGATCCCGAGACCGTGCTGCGCTGGATGAACGAGGCCGGCGTGTTCGGCCGTTTCGTGCCCGATTTCGGCCGCGTCGTCGCGCAGATGCAGTTCGACATGTATCACCACTACACGGTGGACGAACATACCATCCGCGCGATCGGCCTGCTGGCGCGCATCGAGAAGGGCGAGGTCAAGGACGATCACCCGCTGGCCAGCGAAGTGGTCAGCAAGGTTGCCTCGCGCCGCGTGCTCTATGTCGCGACGCTGCTGCACGATATCGCCAAGGGCCGGCAGGGTGACCATTCGGTACTCGGCGCGGAAGTGGCGATGAAGCTGTGCCCACGTCTGGGCCTGTCCGCTGCCGAGACCGAGGCCGTGGCCTGGCTGGTGCGCTGGCACCTGTTGATGAGCGCCACCGCCTTCAAGCGCGACCTTGCGGACTACAAGACCATCGCCGACTTCGTGAACACGGTGCAGAGCCAGGAGCGCTTGCGCCTGCTGCTGATCCTGACCGTGGTCGACATTCGCGCGGTGGGTCCGGGCGTGTGGAATTCGTGGAAGCGGCAGCTGCTGGGCGATCTGTTCGTCTCGGCCGAGGAAATGCTGCGCCTTGGCCACAAGACCCATGGCCGGGCCGAGCGCATTGCAGCCAAGAAGAAGGCCGTCGCCACGATCCTGCGCGAGCGCGACGCGCTGATCGGCACAGTCGGCAAGCAATTGGGCGATGCCTACTGGATTGCCGAGCCCGAGGACATCATCGCGCTCAATCTCCAGCAGATGGACACCGCGCTGGGCGAGCCGCTCTCGGTCGAGGCGCACTGGTATCCGGCACGCGGGGCGACACTGGTCACCGTGCTGGCGGCAGACCACCCGGGCCTGTTCTACCGCATCGCCGGGGGCATCCATCTTGCCGGCGGCAACATCATCGACGCGCGCATCCACACCGCCCGCAATGGCACGGCGGTCGACAACTTCCTGGTGCAGGACCCGCTCGGTCGTCCGCTCAACGAGGCGAGCCAGATCGCGCGCCTCAAGAACGCGATTGCCGATGCGCTGGCCAACCGGGTGAAGCTGGTGCCGCAACTGGCGGCTCGCCCGCTCGCGCGCCCGCGTGCCGATGCGTTCGACGTGCGCCCGATCGTCATCTTCGACAACAAGGCCTCGAACCGCTTCACCGTGATCGAGGTGGGCGCGCGCGATCGCCCGGCGCTGCTCAACCAGTTGGCGCGTGCGCTGTTCGAAGCGCGGCTGGTGGTCCACTCGGCGCACATCGCCACCTATGGCGAGCGGGCTGTGGACACGTTCTACGTGACCGACGTGCTGGGCGAGAAGATCGACAGCGAGAGCCGGATGAAGACCGTCGAGAAGCGCCTGCTCGAAGCGGCGGAGGACCGGAAGGTAAAGGCGGCGGCGTGA
- a CDS encoding YqgE/AlgH family protein has protein sequence MSEAEYLSGRLLLAMPGMGDARFDHAVVAMCVHDEHGALGIGIGHVRDGITLHGLLEDVGIDPGVAPDVPILNGGPVETARGFVLHSNDWGGEGSVTVSSLCDLSASMDVLRAIAEGRGPSRYLVALGYAGWGAGQLEGEMRHHGWYAAQGRPEILFETPTGRRWQQAWKREGIDPSHLVAQTGRA, from the coding sequence ATGAGTGAAGCCGAATATCTTTCCGGGCGCCTGCTGCTGGCCATGCCGGGCATGGGCGATGCCCGATTCGATCATGCCGTGGTGGCGATGTGCGTGCACGACGAGCACGGCGCGCTGGGCATCGGCATCGGCCATGTGCGCGACGGGATCACGTTGCATGGGCTGCTGGAAGACGTCGGCATCGATCCCGGTGTCGCGCCGGACGTGCCCATCCTCAACGGCGGGCCGGTAGAAACGGCGCGCGGTTTCGTGCTGCATTCTAACGACTGGGGCGGCGAGGGCAGCGTGACGGTGAGTTCACTGTGCGACCTGTCCGCATCGATGGACGTGCTGCGTGCAATTGCCGAAGGGCGCGGGCCGAGCCGCTATCTGGTGGCCTTGGGTTACGCTGGTTGGGGGGCCGGGCAGCTGGAGGGCGAGATGCGGCATCATGGCTGGTACGCGGCGCAGGGGCGCCCGGAGATCCTGTTCGAAACGCCGACCGGGCGGCGCTGGCAACAGGCATGGAAGCGCGAGGGTATCGATCCTTCGCATCTTGTCGCGCAGACCGGCAGGGCCTGA